A single Pseudomonas sp. DC1.2 DNA region contains:
- a CDS encoding transporter substrate-binding domain-containing protein, with amino-acid sequence MPSRLKDYLITLSAGLCLSTSVPAAQNLAANYTLLSRSTVGHMEVQLDKPQQQWIQSKRELILGTSSPDYPPFDMTISGHDYEGYTADYAAILARATGLSIKVQRFASRDRAIKALERGEVDLLGTANGFEAHSTDIVLSAPYAVDQPVLVTREDETRSLSDGLAGLRLSMVYHYLPLEEIKALYPKAIVVSYPSYQNAINAVAFDQADVFLGDTISTHYMINKGYLNNVRMANFGKHEAYGFSFAVNKNNPQLLGIINTTLDAIPTSERENIAKRWSAGSDILLTDHKLQLTHREDRWLEQHPVVRVVVNEAFAPLTFFDNDGNLRGVTADLLELIRLRTGLRFDIQRSRSDDQMIEKINNHQADLIAALLPSPTRESTLNFSRPYLENSFVLLTRKSADSPTNLAQLENQRLAIAKGNPLADYLRHEFPQVHLIETNDTFSAVELLAEGKVEGAVAALVIANYFISSGVFEHKLQISTTIGTQQAAFSLATARGATELSSIIDKALLSIAPQELGVINNRWRGYSPASQSAWRNYHRVFYQVVGGAGVLLLLSMAWNAYMQLQIKRRQAAELALNDQFEFMRSLVNGTPHPIYVRDRQGLLQSCNDSYLQTFGAKREDVIGKSIMQGNMNNAFEAKEYQADYERVMAEGAPLIVDRPLHIGGHRMTIYHWILPYRDWSGEVQGIIGGWIDISERRQLFDELRAAKERADDANRAKSTFLATMSHEIRTPMNAVIGMLELTLKRLDQGHMDRSSIETAYSSAKDLLELIGDILDIARIETGHLSLSPERVNPGEIVASVIRVFDGLARQKNLLLLLEFTPPPKPVDVLLDPLRFKQVLSNLVSNAIKFTQQGQIRIIVDLLAAEAPDRAWMQVQVQDSGIGISEQDQQRLFEPFAQAENCGQLARGGAGLGLVISRSLCEMMGGSLQLSSEPGVGTHVSVSLQLTTLPLEKSAERIEAPIHTSDTPLNVLVVDDHPANRLLMCQQLEFLGHRFTGACDGEAGLLAWQSESFDLIVIDCNMPIMNGYQLARAIRQHEQQEHSPRCTILGFTANAQPEEVQRCKQAGMDDCLFKPLSLTVLSQWVESIKPTAPVRVFNLEGLRLLTGDNPALTQRMLAELLSSNRLDRHELLALPCFDNRQALMDVAHKIKGAARIAQAARLIGSCEALEKACHETRDESEIERCRTAINDAMLELEQALLVQIGRNDNSKMMEP; translated from the coding sequence ATGCCCAGTCGTTTAAAGGACTATCTAATAACATTGAGCGCAGGATTATGCCTGAGCACCTCCGTGCCCGCGGCACAAAATCTGGCGGCGAACTACACCCTTCTCAGCCGCTCAACGGTCGGGCACATGGAAGTCCAACTGGATAAACCGCAACAACAATGGATACAGAGCAAACGCGAACTCATCCTGGGCACATCCTCCCCGGACTACCCCCCGTTTGATATGACCATCAGCGGCCACGACTATGAGGGTTATACGGCTGACTATGCCGCCATCCTCGCTAGGGCAACGGGATTGTCCATCAAGGTCCAGCGCTTTGCTTCGCGTGACCGCGCCATCAAAGCGCTGGAACGCGGTGAAGTCGACCTCTTGGGCACCGCCAATGGATTCGAGGCGCACAGCACCGACATCGTGCTCTCAGCACCTTATGCCGTGGATCAACCGGTACTGGTGACACGTGAAGACGAAACCCGCTCCCTGAGCGACGGCCTCGCCGGGCTTCGACTGAGCATGGTGTATCACTACCTGCCGCTGGAAGAGATAAAGGCGCTGTATCCCAAGGCAATCGTCGTTTCCTACCCGTCCTACCAGAATGCAATCAACGCCGTTGCGTTCGATCAGGCCGACGTTTTTCTCGGCGACACCATTTCTACTCACTACATGATCAACAAGGGTTACCTGAACAACGTCCGCATGGCCAATTTCGGTAAACATGAGGCTTACGGTTTCAGTTTTGCCGTCAACAAGAATAATCCGCAGCTCCTTGGGATCATCAATACAACACTCGACGCCATACCCACCAGCGAACGAGAAAACATTGCCAAACGCTGGAGTGCCGGCAGCGACATATTGCTCACCGATCACAAACTGCAACTGACACACCGCGAAGACCGCTGGCTGGAGCAGCATCCGGTAGTGCGGGTGGTGGTCAACGAAGCCTTCGCACCGCTGACGTTTTTCGACAATGACGGTAACCTTCGTGGCGTCACCGCTGACCTGCTGGAACTCATCAGGTTGCGTACTGGCTTGCGCTTCGATATCCAGCGCAGTCGCAGTGACGATCAGATGATCGAAAAAATCAACAACCATCAGGCCGACCTGATCGCCGCATTGCTCCCAAGCCCAACGCGCGAATCGACGCTGAACTTCAGCCGCCCTTACCTGGAAAACTCCTTTGTCCTGCTGACGCGAAAATCCGCGGACAGTCCGACCAACCTTGCACAACTTGAAAACCAGCGCCTGGCAATCGCCAAGGGCAATCCCTTGGCGGACTACCTACGTCACGAGTTTCCACAAGTCCATCTGATCGAAACCAATGACACCTTCAGCGCCGTGGAGTTGCTGGCCGAAGGCAAGGTGGAAGGCGCCGTTGCAGCACTGGTAATCGCCAATTACTTTATTTCCTCGGGAGTCTTTGAGCACAAACTTCAGATCAGCACCACGATTGGCACCCAGCAGGCCGCCTTCTCTCTGGCCACAGCGCGAGGTGCCACGGAACTGAGTTCGATCATCGACAAAGCACTGTTAAGCATTGCCCCGCAAGAGCTGGGGGTCATCAACAACCGCTGGCGTGGCTACTCGCCAGCCTCGCAAAGTGCCTGGCGAAACTATCACCGCGTGTTCTATCAGGTCGTCGGCGGTGCTGGCGTGCTGTTGCTGCTTTCCATGGCCTGGAATGCCTACATGCAGCTTCAGATCAAACGACGCCAGGCGGCAGAGCTCGCACTGAACGATCAGTTCGAATTCATGCGTTCACTGGTCAACGGCACCCCTCATCCGATTTACGTGCGAGACCGTCAAGGGCTGCTGCAAAGCTGTAACGACAGTTACCTGCAGACCTTCGGCGCGAAACGCGAAGACGTCATCGGCAAAAGCATCATGCAGGGCAACATGAACAATGCCTTCGAAGCTAAGGAATACCAGGCGGACTATGAACGTGTCATGGCCGAGGGCGCGCCGTTGATCGTTGACCGCCCGCTGCACATCGGAGGTCACCGAATGACGATTTATCACTGGATTCTCCCTTACCGTGATTGGAGCGGTGAAGTGCAAGGCATCATCGGTGGCTGGATCGATATCAGCGAACGGCGACAACTGTTCGATGAACTGCGGGCCGCTAAAGAACGGGCCGATGACGCCAACCGAGCTAAAAGTACATTCCTGGCCACCATGAGCCACGAAATCCGCACGCCAATGAATGCCGTCATCGGCATGCTTGAACTGACCCTCAAACGCCTTGATCAGGGGCACATGGATCGTTCATCAATCGAAACGGCGTACAGCTCGGCAAAGGATTTACTGGAATTGATTGGCGACATTCTTGATATCGCACGGATCGAAACCGGGCACCTGAGCCTGAGCCCCGAGCGCGTCAACCCGGGTGAAATCGTTGCCTCAGTGATCAGGGTTTTCGACGGGCTGGCCAGGCAAAAAAATCTTCTCCTGCTGCTGGAGTTCACCCCGCCTCCCAAGCCGGTCGACGTGCTGCTCGACCCACTGCGCTTCAAGCAGGTGCTGTCGAACCTGGTCAGCAACGCCATCAAATTTACGCAGCAGGGCCAAATCAGAATTATCGTCGACCTGCTGGCGGCCGAAGCCCCTGATCGGGCTTGGATGCAGGTACAGGTACAGGACAGCGGCATAGGGATCAGCGAACAGGATCAGCAGCGTCTGTTCGAACCGTTCGCGCAAGCCGAAAACTGTGGGCAGCTGGCCAGAGGCGGCGCAGGTCTGGGTTTAGTGATCAGTCGCAGCTTGTGCGAAATGATGGGGGGCAGCCTGCAACTGAGCAGTGAGCCCGGGGTCGGTACCCATGTCAGCGTTTCGCTGCAACTGACAACACTGCCACTTGAGAAATCTGCGGAACGGATTGAGGCGCCCATCCACACCAGCGATACCCCTCTGAACGTACTGGTGGTCGACGATCATCCCGCCAATCGCCTACTCATGTGCCAACAGCTTGAGTTCCTGGGGCACCGGTTCACCGGTGCCTGCGATGGCGAAGCGGGACTGCTGGCCTGGCAAAGCGAGTCCTTCGATCTCATTGTTATCGATTGCAACATGCCCATCATGAATGGCTACCAACTCGCTCGCGCCATCCGCCAGCATGAACAGCAGGAACATTCTCCTCGCTGCACCATTCTCGGCTTTACCGCCAACGCACAACCGGAAGAGGTCCAGCGCTGCAAGCAAGCTGGCATGGACGATTGCCTCTTCAAACCTCTCAGCCTGACGGTATTGAGCCAGTGGGTCGAAAGCATCAAGCCGACCGCACCAGTGCGGGTGTTCAATCTGGAAGGACTGCGTTTGTTGACCGGTGACAATCCGGCGTTGACCCAGCGAATGCTAGCCGAACTGTTGAGCAGCAATCGCCTGGACCGCCATGAGTTACTCGCCCTGCCCTGCTTCGATAACCGGCAGGCGCTGATGGACGTCGCGCACAAGATCAAAGGCGCGGCACGAATCGCTCAGGCCGCCCGGTTAATCGGCAGCTGCGAGGCACTCGAAAAGGCGTGTCACGAGACGCGTGACGAAAGTGAAATTGAGCGCTGCCGCACAGCGATCAACGATGCCATGCTCGAACTGGAGCAAGCACTGCTTGTTCAGATAGGGCGAAACGACAACAGCAAAATGATGGAGCCTTAA